DNA from Carassius gibelio isolate Cgi1373 ecotype wild population from Czech Republic chromosome B8, carGib1.2-hapl.c, whole genome shotgun sequence:
TGTCAGAGGAATGTTTGTGTACAAGGTTGCATCTGTCGGAATGCATGTCAGcttgatgaagtgtgtgtgtgtgtgtgttggtgtggtgGATATATTATGTGGGGAATGGTGAGGCTGGCTGCTATCAGTTCGGCAGTTTGGCGTGTGTCAGGGTCGAGGGGTAAGGACATGCGTGTGTGCGGCTTTTCTTCAAGCATGCCTGTGTGTGAACGGTGTGTGTGGCACGTAAAATGGCAGGCGTTCTGCGTGTGTCAGGGTTGAAGGAAATTAGATGAGAGGGGAAAAATAAGAGATATAGAGGAGGAGAGGACCACACCTGTAGCCGGCGCACTCCATGAGCGTGTCTTTAAGGACACAGCAGACGCCTGTGAGAGGCCTGTTAGATGCCAGAAAACCACAGGCCAAAAAGGATTAATCTTTTTTTGGTTTTGATTAAACTCATCCCTGGTGGAAATGAGTAGGGTTATGCTGTATATTATTGAAGTCTGTTGATTTCAGAAGTTGTATAGAAAGAATTCAGGATCATtggtaataataattaatattaataacaacaattaGTCATcagtaacctttatttatatagcgcttttaacaatacagattgtgtcaaagctaGGATGGGGGGtacagttctcctctggccagaagaAATTACTCGCCATCCATTTTTTATATCGACAATGCACTCCATTTTTTAAAATTGGTATTTTTCACCAGtccatgaagaaatatagagcttcatcagcataaaagtgaaagctagcactgtgtttcctgatgatatctcctaaGGATAACATATAAAGTGTGTAAAGTAATGGTACcggtactgagccttgaggtactccatactgcacttgtgatcaatatgataccttttcattcactgctatgaattgatggtGGTCAGATGAGTATGATTTGAACCATTCTAATGCACTAATGCACTCCCATTAATGCCAACAatgttttctagtctattcaaaagAATGCTGTGATCGACAGTGTCCAATGCAACACTAAGATTCAATaccactaatagagagatacaaacaTGATTAGATGATAAGAGCAGCTCATTTGTAACTGtaatgagagcagtctcagtactatgatacggtctaaatcctgacttgaaatcctcacagataacaTTTTTTTCGAAGAAGTAATATAATTGTggggatactaccttttctagtatctttgacagaaaagggagatcggtctgtaattaactagatCTTTGggatcaagttgtggtttttaaatgagaggcttaataacagcaaaTTTAAAGGTTTCGGggacagatcctaatgacattgacaaattaataatagtcagtagAGGATCTATGATTTTTGGAAGCACCTATTTTAGGTTTATAAGtttataaaattagttttttgttggtgatttatttttttgttaattcagccactgtattgaataaatacctgcggttatgtttgttttcttctaaaagagacaaaaaataatTAGATCTagccattttcttttcttttttgtaggaTAGAGTATTTTCCCGGCATGCAATACAAAAtacttctagttttgttttcctccagcagcGCTCCATTTTCCAGTCTGCTCTCTTTAGGGCCTTTGTTCACTCCCCAGAGATGTGTGAGACACTTTTAAATGGTATGCGCTTTTTATCCAACTTCTCGTTAACTGATGCAGTGCAATATCTGCTAAGTGGCATCAAACAGCATGAAAGAtcaaagaaatgtttttgtataaCTCTGACTGCATTCGTATGAAAGAAGaaggtcatatacacctaggaagacttcaaggtgagtaatttatggcttcattttcattttcatttcattttgggtgaactaaccctttaagcgtaaaggagcaactgtgtctaaaatgctagaaaatagagagtccatagtttctgttaaatCATAAAGTTTTTCTGAGCTATTAGATAATCTGAGGAATTaagataaatcaggaagattgcttacaaagcagtcttttgtggtaaaagtgatggttctaccatacttgtaataAGGAGTAGAATTTAATTGGTAGAATTTTAGCTATCTGTAGTTTACACCAGACTAGATAATGATCTGAGATGTCATCACTTTGCTGCAGAATTTCAACACTTTTAATATCAATTCCatatgacagtattaaatctagagtatgattttgacaatgagtaggaccTGACAAGTGTTTTCTAGTCCCAATAGAgctcagaatgtctataaatgctgatcccaatgtatttttatcattatcaacatggatattaaatcAGCAACAaataagactttatctgcagtcAGCACTAACTCAGATAGAAAATCagcaaattctttaataaagtctgtatggtgccctggtggcctgtatacagtagccagtacaaacatcacaggggatttatcattgaAACTTGTTTctttggataatgttatatgaagcaccattacttcatacgagttatacttgaagcccgccctctgagaaatactgaaaatgttgttataaattgaaacaACACCTCCTCTTTAACCTTTTGGACGTggctgtcacggttggtaaaccgtgatctctgggttttgtacattgtggtgaaatctgtgtgtttcgcgtctgcactgattagtttgtgggcgtctccgttaattgtcatcagcaacagctgtcactcattactctctctctctctataatggcttgtcttacgtcttgtgtttgtgagatcgttgtttcatgtcgttaaCCCTGTTTGTCGGCTTCTGTGTTGGATGTTCGTGTtttcccggaacctcatccactctacgcACTTCCACTCAGCCACAAACACTTACCTtcagctctattccccgcagttcctatgccatcctctcctgctgccttctcaccgccattatccggattcctcaccaccTCACCACCTTCTTGGATTGTCATCTTCCCGGCATCATTGTCTCTtctcgtttgtttgtttgtttgtttgtttattttcattaaacctgttaactcgctattgtttccagtccTTCCTTCACCCCAccatcacagaacgatctcagctcacctctcccactgcgcccatcgcaccgcctgcaCCGCCCGTTCCCCGGGAGACCCCCTTGGATCACTTCCACCCAGAGCCACGACTTCCGGCGTGggaatttcagccaactagcctcacctctgacagccttgacctctcccagtactccgttcaggtggtcggacgcagctgaggctgcattCACTAACCTCAAGAGCTGCTTCGTTTTGGCTCCCATCCtggtggcccctgatcccacacggcagttcgtggtggaagTTGACatgtcagaggtgggggtaggagcagtgttgtcccaacatGCTGTTTTGGAtgataaggtacatccttgcgTGTTCTCTTctcatcgtttatctcctgccgaacgtaattatgacattggcaatagagagttgttggccgtcaaattagcattggaggagtggcgtcactggctggaaggctcaggggtacctttcattgttttgaccgatcataagaatttagagtacatttagaactgccaaaagactcaattccaggcaggctcggtccAGGCAGGCTTTTTTTTCGGTCGCTTTGAATTTactttatcgtaccgcccgggttccaagaatttcaaacccgattctttgtcaccaTGATCCAGATTCCTCACCacctcaccaccatcttggattgtcgtcttcccagcatcattgtctcttcttgtttgtttgtttgtttgtttattttcattaaaccTGTTAACTTGCTATTGTTTCCAGTCCTTCTTTCACCCCATTGTGACACAGTGGCTCATGAAAGGGCAGTTGTGGACTAGTTAACAGAAGGTCGAGTCTCTGTGCTGGTGGGAGGGGGGTGAATGAACAGCTCTCTcatccaccctcaatacccatgtcTCAAGTGCCCTTGTGCAAGGCACTGAActcccagttgctccccgggcgctggatatatagctgcccactgctccgggtgtgtgttcacttctgactgctgtgtgtgtacacttggatgggttaaatgcagagcaccaattccaagtatgggttaccatacttggcaaatgtcacgactttcactttatAACAGTTTTCactttataagagaaagatagtctgtaccgatttttcccggaaaaacacgagcgcctggaggcgtgacgtgtgggcggagctaaagaatcacgagcgccagtaggcttttgcgttgagagcatgtggaagctgtgacattaccgtgagggaaaaaccatcatccaaaacaaaccatggcttacagtcagattcagccgtttatttatgatccagaatcagatccggaggctgaaactgaaacgggaggcggacgcactaacaaggaggcagagatattttaagcagttttactcaccgcctgtggttccaacacacgatcgtgaccctttttcgttgggattgcatcatccttaagaaataaacgatatgcaaatccgtcgtcaaactgggccttgtttgtgaaacaagcatcttcgaaatgcagggaacaaacaaaaacacttgcacaactccgttgatgctctgtaaaaacaaactccatccactggtcccttaatgctgttttttttttttttttggtaatctgtgcagggttgtcttgccctggcaaccaaaaacacactccttttgtgacatttcgcgacgctctcgctctgatcagtgaatgtctgttgtgctctcagtgctctgctatacgggagcgcgcgctcttctggcagacgcgcccttagcacccatataaggaaattccgctccatctaacgtcacacagagccatactcgaaaaaaactttccgaaacttgtgacaaaccggaaggagtattttgggaacaaaaatactccttgaaacgtacaacttaatttttaaactttgtccatgtttagcatgggaatccaactctttaacaatgtaaaaaactcagtatgcatgaaatagcatttcacccccccttttttattttctaactggggaacagacacagtctctatagtgtaaTATCTaagtgaaagagtctctatgtgctgagaattaatgGATTTCTGTGAAGTTAGGCCGATAGCAGACGGTCAATTTCATTAGAAATTGTTTCTTCACCTAAAATTTAACCGTCGactagccatatatatatatatatatatatatatatatatatatatagagagagagagagagagagagagagagagagagagagagatagatatagatatattactattttttatgtttttgaaagaagtttcttctgctcatcaagcctgcatttatttgatcaaaaatacagaaaaaactgttatattacgaaatattattacaacttaaaataatagttttctatttgaatatactttaaaaaaaaaaattattcctgtgatgcaaagctgaattttcagcatcattactccagccttcagtgtcacatgtaacatccagtcaaTCACATGAAGTTTTGGACTGAACAGAAATTATAGAGAAACAGCATTGTAAACTACTTAATGCAACCACCACCAACACTAAGAAATATGTTTATTCTGGCTGCACTAATTTGGCCATGAGTGTGAGTTTCTAAAGGGTTTCTCTTATGTGGCATGTCAGGTCACTCATTGAGATGAATGAGAAGcagagagtgaatgtgtttgCCTGAGTGTGTAGTGTACCTACAGGCTCGCTGCAGCCTTGAGAACGTGGGGGATGAGGAGGCTTTTCTGGCACTGGATCTTACCAGCTGCGGGAGCCCAGAAATCTCATGTGTAGAGATGGTCCGCAGACGGCCAAAGGGGGACTTAGTTTTGCTaaaaattttgattcatctgtTTAAGATACTATTCATATCCAAAGGTTGGCAGGCATGGACTTATAAGCTCCTTCTGAGGACAAAAGCGTGTTTGGCCTATGTATTACATTAATAGTGCCAACAATGAAACTGTTTTATAGGCAGAACATTGTCAGATATCAGAACATTGTTACCGGAATCTTATATTGCTCCTAAAGCAGCATTACAGTATGTATGACGAGGATTGTTTCTATATTGAGACACACTCAGTGTCTCCTGTTGAAATGAACATCCTGTCACTGCCTTACTACTtgggtaaatatatttataccgTATGTGTCCAAGGCTGCCTTTGCAATTGGCCTTGTGACTGTCAAAACGTGCACACGACATTGTTGTTTATGGACAAAGTAAATCTCTCAAACGGGCACCAACGGGAAAAGAGCACGTCTTCGTTTTAGAAACCCTTCAAGGGCAAGAAATTTCTCAAGAATACCCCAACCCCTTTCCAGAACATCTCAGTCTGTTGTGAACTATTGTTGAGGCCATTTTTTGTGCTTTTACCCCTGCAAAGGACAAAGGGTGACGTGTGTAGCATTTAAGATGGAAGATGTGACAGCTGGACGGAGGAAGTTTGAAACCGCACATTCttcataataatatgaataataattgtgtatattgtaatgcaaaaaaaaagtgtgtattattTTTCAAGGTGTGAGTGACTGTGCtacagtttggcaagacttggcTTGCCttcttgcttttataaaatagttctaaacattcatgcattcatgccATCCACCTGCTAAAACCAGTCCTTGAGGAAACTTGTTACATAATAGTTATTAATACTATGCGTTATTTGTATAAGAAAATTAAGCAATTAGATTGGGAGATTAAGGATTGACTTAGAGTCTGGATGAGGATCTCTTCAAAAACGCTTGAGAAaaatccctatatatatatatatatatatatatatatatatatatatatatatatatatatatatatatatatatatatatatatatagatagatagatagatagatagatatatagatatgtataaactatataaaatattaccCCAAAAGATATATTTGGACACTCAAGCCACATTTAAGaatgtatgtaatgtaattttgtaattttgttttcaaCAAAATGTCAGTATAAATGGCAGTTCTTGTCATTTTGTTAGGTCTCAAATGCTGAATGTACTCTTTTAAACAAAGACAACGGTATTGTGACATTATGATTTTGTGATGAACTACACCTGTGGTTTCTCTGACAGGACACCTGTGTGACCTTGAGCAGAACTGACATCTAATAAAACCTCCTTGGGATCAATTGGTTAAAAGTCATTGGGAAAACGGCTAAGGAAAGTAAAGTTCTAGATGTTTGTTTGCAGATGCTGCTTAATGTGATATCTTCAtaaatgtgattatttatattttcagataaATGAAAATGCACAATAGGCCTATAACAAATGCAATTAATTGAACTTCAGAGTACCTTCTTtactccttaaagggatagttactATAGAGGTTCggttcaaaatatcttattttgtgttcagcagaagaaagaaactggatttggattttctttttttgtgaatttagtAGACACATTTAGTAAAcacattataataaacacattatagTAAACACATTTAGTAAAcacattataataaacacattacagtaaacacattaaaataagttTACTTCAAAGcgcaacaaaagttttttttttttttttttttgcacttgtaTGTGGAATGACATGTCATTTAAACCGTGTTCTCTTTAAGTAGGCTACACttaagtttcattttatttaatcaaaattatatatatatatatatatagacactacaagtgcacattcaatgcaATTACGCGCACTTTTTATTCACTAGTTTTTCCAGTATCCCTCTTCTCTGAACAAATCTACCGCTCGCCAAATCAGCATTTCTTTCCATGCAAAGCACGAGATGTGGCTCCTCGTCCTCATTGTACTCATTCACTATCAGACATTGATGTTTTAGCAGAAGACGGAGGAATGCTCGCCAAGCAAAAATAGTCTCCCCGGAGTCAAAGCATCGCGGTGAAGCGCTTCATATCAGGAACAGAACGCCAAACCCGAGCAGTGCAGCCACAGCAGCCCAGCATAACACCGCTAACCTTGACAGTGCTAACTGATACACTATCACGTCTCTCACCGCGACACAGTTTAACTGCACGAAGCGACGGCCACTTCACACACAACTTACACTATTTAGACTAGAGATCTGACTCCAGACAGTCAGCCTTTATGTTAAATAGGATATAAATCAATGTAAACTTTATTGTATTATGCATTTTGAATAagcatgtaatataaaataatatgcatgctTTTGTAGAATTGAATCGTGACAGACCAATAATATCTACATTAGTTCCCTCATATTCTCCTGAGAGCAGCCCATTTTGTCCACTGTTGCTCTGTGACATAAAAAGGACGTTGAGATGTTaaatggagtaatattttacaaatcCTTTTCAAAACACACGGGATTTCGTAGAAGTGTAATCTTTGTAATCAGTTGGTTTGTGAAACGTATTGATTCTATTTAATGCAAAAATTGGATTTAATGATTCCGAAATGTCACGTGGTGGAACCACAGGAGGAAAAATAGCTGAAATAGGCTATGTtcctttcattttcacacaagtCATTTTTTTAAGACTTTCTCAATGTAAGCTAAGTCATACTTTTTTTTGAGTCACATTaagtttttaaagtttgtttcatTTAGACAAAGCGTCCCTTTTCACAATGAATATCTACATTAATAAATCTAGCCTGATGATATCAAACAGGGTCAATAATGAACCCCTGATTTATGGTTTTCTTAACAATATATTAGTAGGCTAGCTAACATTTGATTTCCTTTTTGTGAATACATCCGGacggggaaaaaaacaacaacaacgaattttaatgtatttttgaatgtCTTTATAAAAATGTAGACTTTGCAACGTCACTGATCCCTACATTTCGTTTTGTAAATCTCAGAGAAAGGAGGCAATAACTGTTTTGAGTCTCGGTGCATCTTCAAGAGTAGGCTTGTATGCGAGATGCCAATATTATTATATCAACTAATAAGTAAGGTAATCATATCACTGgataataataaacttattttaaaacaacgaagagagagagaattaaacaatgaaaacaactatgcgtaaaataacaaaatgtaaatactgGAATGTATACCAATCAGTAAGTATGGAAGGCCAAACcggtttcttttttacttttaaaatgtaaaataaataataaaaataattattttttattttgtgtgtgttctggTCTGATAATAAAATACCGCGGTTGTAAGGACTGGCGCGCATCATCTTCTGGAGAACTGTCACATGAGCGCGTTATCCAATGAAGACCTCTCCACACTCAGCTCCAGTGCAGAGGAAGACGTTCAGACACCGAGGAAGACCTCAGACCTGTTAGATTCGCTCCTGAAGTTTCTGGAGGTCTGGACGTTATAGCTATCACTGGAGCTGAATGAGAAAGACGCTCGTGAAGCGGCTCGCGCATGCTAGACGCGCAGATTAATGGTAAGTCTCTACAGGTTTGGAAAATTCAGAAAAGTTCGAATTCAGAAATGCGCTTCGCTTTGCCTCAGTCATCCTCGTCGCATTTTACGTTTGAGTTCTAACGCAGTGAAATGGAACCGATTTTGGGAGAGCTACAAAACATCGAAAAACAGACAGATTAATAGCCTACTGATCATCTATAAGGGTCTCGTCTATAATaggtgaaaaaaaatgtttttaaactgcGCAGATGCAGATACATCGTCTCTCTAAAAAATGAATAGGCCTATCAAATTAAAAATCGttattgaaatgtgttttttttttttttctgccgttgaattttcagcatgggAAAtatcctgtttttttatttgatattcattttttatttagcctAAATGTAGCATAGTTAAACATGGGATATCTATTTTTCAATTAATGCATATAGCTAcgttaatatagttaaattgtGGTTTAACAGGTCCGACACTGAAAAGgaaaatcttccatttatgccATCCATTAAGATCTGTGAAATCTTTTTTCAATCAAGCATTTATTTCcgtcaaactttattttgcaTCAGTTTAATACTGATATAGGCCTTTtttcttatattaaatatatacaaacacaaagcagCAAGGACATTTTATCGTTAGTTATTCCGAAACATTCATATTTCAACACTTACATTTGTTCTGCAGATATAATTTCCATATGAGAATCGTTGGTATTCATCGtaaatattcattcatttgtcagtaaataataattaataatgaaagTAGGCCTATAGTGAAAGTAGGctataatcaaataatttttgctATTTGAATTCCAGTTGCATTTGATAATTGCTAACTCAGTTATTTTAGTACGAAAGGGTGAACTAAGCATCGCAtttagcttgtgtgtgtgtgtgtgtgtgtgtttgtgtcgtgAAGTGGGCGTGGGAGTCGTTCGGTGGGTGGGTGGTCACGTCCATATAGGAGGCATGGCAAGAGTCAATAATAAGATCAAATCCATCTTTTCCTCTGCGTGTCCAGATACACGACCAGACAGATGCACCGAGAGCTCTCtccagcattattatttttttaccattaCCATATTTTTGACTTGATACTTTTAAACAGCCTTCGTTTTATTTGATCACTCAGGGATAGCCTACGCTAAGGTATTTGATGGGCATTTCATAGTACGTGCTTTATTTGATGTGCTAAACTTGTCTTGTGGAATTGATGTGATGTTTAGATCATTATAACATTATAGTGGTCAGAATGCACGTGCACAAATAAACGGCCTTGAAAAGAGAATAATATTGGAGGCTATTTCTATGTAactagtaacaataataataaaaataaaaataaaataaaatagagttttatgaaggaaatgttttttttatttttgattcttTTCGAACGCTCATAGCATCTGTAAGAGAAGCACGCGCTGTGTCCCGACGCATCTGTGAGGGAGATGGACTTCACAGCAGACGAGGAGCTGCAGGAGCTGTGTCCGGTGTGTGGAGATAAAGTGTCCGGATATCATTACGGCCTTCTTACCTGCGAAAGCTGTAAGGTAATCTTATTTAAACTCATTTTCCCATTTAAACTCGTGTGCGTGtttcgcttaaaaaaaaaaaaaaacttaaatatttaggaaacgcttaataattattaatcaaaaagttCATGAACGGTGGAGGATTACATGATGTAGCTAGCCCAGTGCTGTGAAAATCATTACGACGTAACactctttgttaatgttaatggcatttatttagtcataatatatgcattattatttagTAGTTTTAAAGTAATAATAGCCTTTTGTAATGCCTTATTTTCCTTTATTACTGTCATTGTTATGCATGTTGCATGTACGTAGTAATATCAGTAGCCTATAGGCTATATTAtgaaaaaatgcatgcatgcaaataACCCTAAGCACGTGTTGTTAATATTActtagtacttaaatgtataatttccctgtaacaaggacaccttaaaataagaTCTAACCCAatctttattaatgtatttatttttggcttcATTGTGTATGCAAATGCATTGACTGTCAACAGACAGTCTGTTCACATTTACATCCATATTCCTGTGAGAAAGCCCAGACTCATTTTTAGATGATATGTTCATTTAGAACAATCCAATATGATTATATGCtatattgctgttgtttttaaacAGAGCTTGACAGAATATAATCCTTATTGTGTGCATCATCTTGACAGGGTTTTTTCAAGAGGACGGTTCAGAATAACAAGAGATACACGTGCACACAGAACCAGGACTGTGGCATCGACAAAACCCAGAGGAAGAGATGCCCCTTCTGTCGCTTCCAGAAGTGCCTCAGCGTCGGCATGAGACTCGAGGGTGAGCCGTGCGGCTTCTCGTTAAATGTGGAGAAAACAGAAAAGGTTTTGCTGTAAAGAATGTATAAGATATCTTATCATTTAAAAAGCCAACCTTATTGTCCTGATTCTAATACTGTTGTGTTGAACAGCTGGTCCTGAGAGAATATAATGCTTATTATTTGACATTAAATCATGTATTATATGTGTTTATGGTATTTCGACAAGCATCGCtagtcattaatgacattttagtaaaatatcaatatatttagAGAAAGGGGAAAGCCTTTAATGCAAAATTTCATTATCATGattgaatatttaataacacTTATTATGGAGTTTAAACTCAGAAGATgaaagatttaaatatatatatatatatatatatatatatatatatatatatatatatatatatatatatatgtatatatataaaagccttacttaaagtaataaaaaacatGTGTTTTGACACATTGGGCAAAATGTGAATATATACCAGTTAGTTAACATCttgttcaaaatataatttttttaatatttcatagcCATTTATGATCAAGTGACCCAAGCTTATTTTCTTCCAAAttaatttcaattattattaaataacttatttattttattagaaatttTCACAGATGGAAAATATCCTTGTCCAGTATCTTATTTTGCTCTCTGTGCGCGCGATTCCCAGGCCGAGTGCAGAGAAGCACCTGTTTCCGCGCGCGCCTGTGACACATTCCTCACGCGCTGATAAGACTCGCGGATTCATGTTGAGAGTTCACAAAAACCAGCCCGGAAAATGTCCATATGAAGAGAAATATCCATTTGCTTTTGCCCTGCCTTACTTAAGCGAAACCGTGCCCAGCATTCCTTGCTTTATTTGGCCTTTTATCCACTGTGCTCTTAAAATAGGCTTACACTTCCAATTGTATCAGACAAACAGCATgtctgcaaaatgtaaataatatttgatatgcaTCCTATAACACTTTCAACCTCTTTCCTCCCAGCTGTCCGTACAGATCGAATGAGAGGAGGAAGGAACAAGTTCGGTCCCATGTACAAGCGGGACCGTGCCCTGAAACAGCAGAAGAGAGCTTTAATTCGAGCCAGCGGTTTTAAAATAGAGGCCAACCCGTCTCTCCTGTCCAGCTCTCAGACAGAATACCAGCTTCCCGGATCGCTCTCAGGACTCCATCCCACTTCTCTGTCCTCTCTGGAGTACGACTGCCCTCCTCTCTGCCCCCCGGCCCTGGGTGTAGCGCTGCAGAGCTATGGTTCATTCCCGGCTCAGTACCACTACACTGCTCCCTCCTTACCCAGCAGATCGATTAAAGCTGAATATCCAGACGCGTACTCCAGCTCACCAGACTCCTCGCTGGGGTACCCGTACCCTGACGGCTGCATGCCTGCGTCCCCGCACACCAGCCCCATGAACCCTGGCTTGCCCCCGCTGGTGCTCGAGCTGGTCAGCTGTGATCCAGATGAAGAGCAGGTATGAGTTAAATCATCTGAAGATTAATCACTTCACTAAAAAGACTAAATAAAGAAATCTATTTTATTTAGCCTATAAAAatgactttacattttttttcaggttaaTTTAGtcagattaaatgaaaaaaatcagtTAACTTAGATGTACTAAA
Protein-coding regions in this window:
- the nr5a1a gene encoding steroidogenic factor 1a — encoded protein: MDFTADEELQELCPVCGDKVSGYHYGLLTCESCKGFFKRTVQNNKRYTCTQNQDCGIDKTQRKRCPFCRFQKCLSVGMRLEAVRTDRMRGGRNKFGPMYKRDRALKQQKRALIRASGFKIEANPSLLSSSQTEYQLPGSLSGLHPTSLSSLEYDCPPLCPPALGVALQSYGSFPAQYHYTAPSLPSRSIKAEYPDAYSSSPDSSLGYPYPDGCMPASPHTSPMNPGLPPLVLELVSCDPDEEQVRGKICAYLHQEQSGKGKLDKPRPSSLLCVMADQTLFSIVEWARSCVFFKELKVGDQMRLLHNCWSELLLLDHICRQVHHGRDNSLLLITGQEVDLSAVSDAGPPLVSMVQRGQELARRLQLLQVDRREMACLKFLILFNPNVKLLENQQYVESLQEQVNSALLEYTLYSYPQCLDRFSQLILRLAEVRSLSVQAEDFLCYKHLCGEVPCNNLLIEMLHAKRSTAV